The following proteins come from a genomic window of Macadamia integrifolia cultivar HAES 741 chromosome 14, SCU_Mint_v3, whole genome shotgun sequence:
- the LOC122061398 gene encoding acidic endochitinase-like — protein MATRGRSRRTPSLLLFLTLVVFSLVGTSLAAGIAIYWGKNAIEGTLTNACATNRYAYINIAFLYIFGNSQTPQINLSDHCNPSSDDCTAVSDGIRYCQNRGIKVMLSIISGGKNYSLSSPSDAKNIADFLWNNFLGGNSSSRPLGDAVLDGIDFNIEDGSTLYWDDLARYLSAYRKQGKKKVYLTAAPQCPYPDRYLGRSINTGLFDYVWIQYYDNPSCDYSSGNVNNLLSSWMQWTSSIPATKIFLGLPSSIGVSSFVPANVLISQILPVVKTSPKYGGVMLWSKYSDDQSGYSSSIKSSVEDVNCVVLSIRLTLPSQLPLES, from the coding sequence ATGGCAACCCGTGGTCGGAGTCGTCGGACGCCATCCCTGCTTCTCTTCCTAACGCTAGTGGTGTTCTCGCTGGTGGGAACCTCTCTCGCCGCCGGAATCGCCATTTACTGGGGAAAGAACGCAATTGAAGGAACCTTAACAAACGCTTGCGCAACAAACAGGTATGCTTACATTAACATAGCTTTCCTCTACATCTTTGGCAATAGCCAGACCCCTCAAATCAATCTCTCCGATCACTGCAACCCATCCTCCGATGATTGCACCGCCGTCAGCGACGGCATAAGATACTGCCAAAACAGAGGAATCAAGGTTATGCTCTCAATCATAAGTGGCGGCAAAAATTACTCTCTCTCATCCCCTTCAGATGCCAAGAACATCGCCGATTTCCTCTGGAACAACTTCCTTGGGGGTAATTCATCGTCGAGACCACTCGGTGATGCTGTATTAGACGGCATAGATTTCAATATCGAGGATGGGTCTACTCTATATTGGGACGATCTCGCGAGGTATCTCTCTGCTTACAGAAaacaggggaagaagaaggtgtACTTAACGGCGGCGCCACAATGTCCATACCCAGATAGATATCTGGGTCGTTCAATTAATACTGGGCTTTTCGATTATGTTTGGATTCAGTACTATGATAATCCTTCTTGCGATTACAGTTCAGGGAATGTTAACAATCTTCTGAGTTCTTGGATGCAATGGACGTCGTCAATTCCAGCAACCAAGATATTCTTGGGACTACCATCGTCGATAGGAGTGAGTAGTTTTGTCCCTGCAAACGTTTTGATTTCTCAGATACTTCCAGTGGTGAAGACTTCACCAAAATATGGAGGTGTGATGCTCTGGTCTAAGTATTCTGATGATCAGAGTGGATATAGTTCTTCTATTAAGAGCAGTGTCGAAGATGTTAACTGTGTAGTTCTTAGCATTCGGCTAACACTGCCATCGCAGCTCCCGCTGGAATCATGa
- the LOC122061382 gene encoding acidic endochitinase-like encodes MASQGLTPALLLFLTLMVLSQVGTSLAGGIAIYWGQNGNEGTLTSTCATGNYAYVNIAFLYIFGNGQTPQIDLAGHCTASSGGCTSVSTDITNCQNSGIKVMLSIGGASGSYSLSSTADAQSVADYLWNNFLGGSSSSRPLGDAVLDGIDFDIESGSNQYYDDLARSLSAYSNQGKKVYLTAAPQCIYPDNYLNTALSTGLFDYVWVQFYNNPSCEYSSGDVTNLLNSWSTWTSSVTANQIFMGLPASSEAAGSGFVPADVLNSQVLPVIKSSSNYGGVMLWNKYYDDQSGYSSSIKSNV; translated from the coding sequence ATGGCAAGCCAAGGTCTCACACCAGCCCTGCTTCTCTTCCTAACCCTCATGGTACTCTCCCAAGTGGGAACCTCTCTCGCCGGCGGAATCGCCATTTACTGGGGCCAGAACGGAAACGAAGGAACCTTAACAAGCACTTGTGCCACAGGAAACTATGCTTACGTCAACATAGCTTTCCTCTACATCTTCGGTAACGGCCAGACCCCTCAAATTGACCTCGCTGGTCACTGCACCGCCTCCTCCGGTGGCTGCACGTCCGTCAGTACCGATATCACTAACTGCCAAAACAGTGGAATCAAGGTTATGCTCTCAATCGGAGGTGCCTCCGGTAGTTACTCCCTTTCCTCCACTGCAGATGCTCAGAGCGTTGCTGACTACCTCTGGAACAACTTCCTCGGGGGGAGTTCATCGTCGAGACCACTCGGTGATGCTGTTTTGGACGGCATAGATTTCGACATTGAGTCCGGGTCAAATCAGTACTATGATGATCTCGCGAGGTCTCTCTCTGCGTATAGTAACCAAGGGAAGAAGGTGTACTTGACGGCAGCTCCACAATGCATCTACCCTGATAATTATCTGAACACTGCACTTAGTACTGGGCTTTTCGATTATGTTTGGGTTCAGTTCTATAATAATCCTTCTTGCGAGTACAGCTCAGGGGATGTTACCAATCTTCTGAATTCATGGTCGACATGGACGTCGTCGGTGACGGCGAACCAGATATTTATGGGGTTACCGGCGTCTTCAGAGGCGGCAGGAAGTGGGTTCGTTCCTGCTGATGTTTTGAATTCTCAGGTGCTGCCAGTGATCAAGAGTTCTTCTAATTATGGAGGTGTGATGCTTTGGAACAAGTACTATGATGATCAGAGTGGATACAGTTCTTCTATTAAGAGCAATGTCTGA